In the genome of Thermodesulfobacteriota bacterium, the window CAGGGTCCGCCGGTCCGGACCCAGTAGGGGCTCCAGGTTGGCGCACACGGCCTCCCGGCTCTCCCGAAGGCGCCAGAAGTTGAGATCGGCCAGCCAGCGAGCCCACGTCCGGTTGAACCGCCGAGGGAGGTGTCGCACCAGGGCGACGCCGCCCCGGTACATCCAGGGGTGGTTGAGGGGGTGCCGCCGGCGCACGCTCACGGGCGCCCCCCGCGCTCCCACCGCAGCAGGGGAGGGAGCACGACGACCGTGGCGGCCCAGGACAGAGCTACCCCCAGGCACACGAGGCCGCCGAGGGACACCAGTCCCCCGTGCCGGGCCGTGAGCAGGGCGCCGAAGCCCGCGAGGGTCGTGGCCGTGGTACATGTGACGGCCCACCCGCTCTCGGCCAGGATGGCTGCGATGGGCTGCTCCGGCCGCTTCCACGCTTGGGTGACCAGGTGGAGGCCGTCGTCGATCCCCAGGCCCAGGACCAGCGGCACGGCGACGAAGTTCATGGGGTTGAGGGGAATCCCCAGGAGGCCCAGGAGACCGAAGGTCGCTCCGGAGGCAAGGGCCGCCGGGAGAAGCGCGAGGAGCGCCCGGGTGGGGGAGCGCAGGCCGAGCAGGGCG includes:
- a CDS encoding MMPL family transporter — its product is ALLGLRSPTRALLALLPAALASGATFGLLGLLGIPLNPMNFVAVPLVLGLGIDDGLHLVTQAWKRPEQPIAAILAESGWAVTCTTATTLAGFGALLTARHGGLVSLGGLVCLGVALSWAATVVVLPPLLRWERGGRP